The proteins below are encoded in one region of Aquisphaera giovannonii:
- a CDS encoding glycosyltransferase produces the protein MEPVVDLIIPVYNEGANIARALDEIEAKVPLPKRIIVVYDFDEDDTLPVVRELIPSRPGLELVRNTRGRGVLNAIRTGIAAARAEVVVITMADLSDDVAIIPRMVELIRDEEYDIVVGSRYMKGGRQVGGPRLKKFLSRAAGLSLHWLAGLPTHDATNAFRAYRREVLQGLTIESDGGFAYSLELTAKAHAAGRRIAEIPSTWHDRSAGTSRFRLRAWLPHYLKWYGYALTHRPPARRGEGRDRG, from the coding sequence GTGGAACCCGTCGTCGACCTGATCATCCCCGTGTACAACGAGGGGGCGAACATCGCCCGCGCGCTCGACGAGATCGAGGCCAAGGTCCCGCTGCCCAAGCGGATCATCGTCGTCTACGACTTCGACGAGGACGACACCCTCCCGGTCGTCCGCGAGCTCATCCCGAGCCGGCCGGGGCTGGAGCTGGTCCGCAACACGCGGGGCCGGGGCGTGCTCAACGCGATCCGGACGGGGATCGCCGCGGCCCGGGCCGAGGTCGTCGTGATCACGATGGCGGACCTCTCCGACGACGTCGCCATCATCCCCCGGATGGTCGAGCTGATCCGCGACGAGGAATACGACATCGTCGTCGGCTCCAGGTACATGAAGGGGGGCCGGCAGGTCGGCGGGCCTCGCCTCAAGAAGTTCCTCTCCAGGGCCGCGGGCCTGTCCCTCCACTGGCTCGCCGGCCTGCCGACGCACGACGCCACCAACGCCTTCCGCGCCTACCGCCGCGAGGTCCTGCAGGGCCTGACGATCGAGAGCGACGGGGGCTTCGCCTACTCCCTGGAGCTGACCGCCAAGGCCCACGCCGCCGGCCGTCGGATCGCCGAGATCCCCTCCACCTGGCACGACCGCTCCGCCGGCACCTCGCGGTTCCGGCTCAGGGCCTGGCTCCCCCACTACCTCAAGTGGTACGGCTACGCCCTGACCCATCGCCCGCCGGCAAGACGCGGCGAGGGGCGTGATCGCGGCTGA
- a CDS encoding NAD-dependent epimerase/dehydratase family protein, protein MKTLVTGSSGFIAGYLIEELLAHGHEVVGLDNLSKYGPVSRGFDSNPRYRAVEGDAKDPALIGELLEGCDHFVAGAAIIGGISLFHELAYDLLAENERITAAAFDAAIKAHRAGTLRKITVVSSSMVFENAATFPTPEGEQERCPPPSSTYGFQKLATEYFAKGARQQYGLPYTIVRPFNCVGVGERRAKYDREVRSGNVRLALSHVVPDLVQKVLKGQDPLRILGDGRQVRHYTYGGDLARGIRLAVESPAATDEDFNLSTERSTTVLELAGTIWRMIRGDDPLRIEHDPPYPHDVQRRVPSVEKARRVLGFEATTPLEEALAEIIPWVRDQIAAGGI, encoded by the coding sequence ATGAAGACCCTCGTGACCGGATCCTCGGGCTTCATCGCCGGCTACCTGATCGAGGAGCTGCTGGCCCACGGCCACGAGGTCGTCGGCCTGGACAACCTCTCGAAGTACGGCCCGGTGAGCCGGGGTTTCGACTCCAACCCGCGCTACCGGGCCGTGGAGGGCGACGCCAAGGACCCGGCCCTGATCGGCGAGCTGCTGGAGGGCTGCGACCACTTCGTCGCCGGCGCCGCGATCATCGGCGGGATCTCCCTGTTCCACGAGCTCGCCTACGACCTGCTCGCCGAGAACGAGCGGATCACCGCCGCGGCCTTCGACGCCGCCATCAAGGCCCACCGCGCGGGCACGCTCCGCAAGATCACGGTCGTCTCCTCGTCGATGGTCTTCGAGAACGCCGCCACCTTCCCGACCCCGGAGGGGGAGCAGGAGCGCTGCCCGCCCCCGTCCTCGACATACGGGTTCCAGAAGCTGGCGACCGAGTACTTCGCGAAGGGGGCCCGCCAGCAGTACGGCCTGCCGTACACGATCGTCCGCCCGTTCAACTGCGTCGGCGTCGGCGAGCGGCGGGCGAAGTACGACCGCGAGGTCCGCTCGGGGAACGTCCGGCTGGCCCTCAGCCACGTCGTGCCGGACCTCGTGCAGAAGGTGCTGAAGGGGCAGGACCCGCTCCGGATCCTCGGCGACGGCCGGCAGGTCCGGCACTACACCTACGGCGGCGACCTCGCCCGGGGCATCCGCCTGGCGGTGGAGTCGCCGGCCGCGACGGACGAGGACTTCAACCTCTCGACCGAACGCTCGACGACGGTGCTCGAGCTGGCCGGTACGATCTGGCGGATGATCCGCGGCGACGACCCGCTGCGGATCGAGCACGACCCGCCCTATCCCCACGACGTCCAGCGCCGCGTCCCCTCGGTCGAGAAGGCCCGCCGCGTCCTCGGCTTCGAGGCGACCACGCCCCTCGAGGAGGCGCTGGCCGAGATCATCCCCTGGGTCCGCGACCAGATCGCCGCCGGCGGGATCTGA
- a CDS encoding nucleotide sugar dehydrogenase: protein MGPFRYDVCVVGGCGHVGLPLALAFARAGLAVSVHDIDDRAVALVRSGRMPFLERGAEPILREAIGRDLEVANDPGLVTRSRHLVVIIGTPVDEHLNPKFHAMRRFFLDLRPHLADGQCVILRSTVAPGTTEKVHALLAKTGLDLHVAFCPERVAEGYALEEFATLPQIVSGCTERAVAMASELFAKVAPSLIRTSPLEAELTKIFTNVWRYIQFATANQFLMIAADRGVDFYRVFDAMTRDYPRMAGLPKGGFAAGPCLFKDTMQLAASSDNNLLLGHAAMLINEGLPSFVARRLKDRYPLDRMRVGILGMAFKAESDDHRESLSYKLRKVLEAEAAEVLCTDAYIDDPTFRPLAEVVGRSDLLIVGAPHREYRSIEPPASTPVIDLWNFLGRGTGLA, encoded by the coding sequence TTGGGTCCGTTCAGGTACGACGTCTGCGTGGTCGGCGGGTGCGGGCACGTGGGGCTGCCGCTGGCCCTGGCGTTCGCCAGGGCGGGGCTGGCCGTCTCGGTCCACGACATCGACGACCGGGCCGTCGCCCTCGTCCGGTCGGGCCGGATGCCGTTCCTGGAGCGGGGCGCCGAGCCGATCCTCCGCGAGGCGATCGGCCGGGACCTCGAGGTCGCCAACGACCCGGGGCTGGTGACGCGGTCGCGGCACCTCGTCGTCATCATCGGCACGCCGGTGGACGAGCACCTCAACCCGAAGTTCCACGCGATGCGGCGGTTCTTCCTGGACCTCCGGCCGCACCTCGCGGACGGCCAGTGCGTCATCCTCCGGAGCACCGTGGCGCCCGGGACCACGGAGAAGGTCCACGCGCTGCTGGCGAAGACCGGCCTGGACCTCCACGTCGCGTTCTGCCCGGAGCGCGTGGCCGAGGGGTACGCCCTGGAGGAGTTCGCCACGCTCCCGCAGATCGTCTCGGGCTGCACCGAGCGCGCCGTGGCGATGGCGTCGGAGCTGTTTGCGAAGGTCGCCCCGTCGCTCATCCGGACCTCGCCGCTGGAGGCGGAGCTGACCAAGATCTTCACGAACGTCTGGCGGTACATCCAGTTCGCCACCGCGAACCAGTTCCTGATGATCGCCGCCGACCGGGGGGTGGACTTCTACCGGGTCTTCGACGCGATGACCCGCGACTACCCGAGGATGGCCGGCCTGCCGAAGGGCGGGTTCGCCGCCGGCCCCTGCCTGTTCAAGGACACGATGCAGCTCGCCGCCTCCAGCGACAACAACCTGCTGCTCGGCCACGCCGCGATGCTGATCAACGAGGGGCTGCCCAGCTTCGTCGCCCGCCGGCTGAAGGACCGCTACCCGCTCGACCGGATGCGCGTCGGGATCCTCGGCATGGCGTTCAAGGCGGAGAGCGACGACCACCGCGAGTCGCTCTCGTACAAGCTCCGCAAGGTGCTCGAGGCCGAGGCCGCCGAGGTGCTCTGCACCGACGCCTACATCGACGACCCCACCTTCCGCCCGCTCGCCGAGGTCGTCGGCCGCTCCGACCTCCTGATCGTCGGGGCGCCGCACCGCGAATACCGGTCGATCGAGCCGCCGGCGTCGACGCCCGTGATCGACCTCTGGAACTTCCTGGGCAGGGGGACGGGCCTGGCATGA
- a CDS encoding aldo/keto reductase: MADDAKDLSRRDLMRLGAAGVAAAGVTGLPVIAAQDAAPSKLPTRRYGRTGLEIGWLVGASDWPKELIPRAVNAGVNYWHKAQVWTAETMPPALKRQPRESYFLECVVDRVSGDHTRGKIDEEQHYQFVKNRLKASGVGYYDVFKFHFGYHSVEEAKSSPGMVRAFERLKKEGLVKHLAISQHHYPNIGGDMAWEIMNYLADKEPYEATQFFYTYNDRKEVQEWIDVAKKKDIGTIAMKTMGGVGRAAQDGKFKKLLADPKFQGSTPAAAMVKWLRSNENLTAAVIATKNFDQFRENSGAAAGLAMAPQDREALGLLAAYNKGLTCLLCAECVSACPEHIGISDIFRYERYARDYHELDRARAEYASLTRNGTSCAGCGDCLPSCPQEIDIAAKLKDVHKLLG; encoded by the coding sequence ATGGCTGACGACGCGAAGGACCTCTCTCGGCGGGATCTGATGCGACTCGGGGCGGCGGGCGTGGCCGCGGCGGGAGTCACCGGACTGCCGGTCATCGCGGCGCAGGACGCCGCCCCCTCGAAGCTGCCGACGCGGCGATACGGGCGCACCGGGCTGGAGATCGGCTGGCTCGTGGGCGCGTCCGACTGGCCGAAGGAGCTGATCCCCAGGGCGGTGAACGCCGGCGTCAACTACTGGCACAAGGCCCAGGTGTGGACCGCAGAGACCATGCCGCCGGCCCTCAAGCGCCAGCCGAGGGAGTCGTATTTCCTCGAGTGCGTCGTGGACCGCGTCAGCGGCGACCACACGCGCGGCAAGATCGACGAGGAGCAGCACTACCAGTTCGTCAAGAATCGCCTCAAGGCCTCGGGCGTGGGCTACTACGACGTCTTCAAGTTCCACTTCGGCTACCACTCGGTGGAGGAGGCGAAGTCGAGCCCGGGCATGGTCCGCGCGTTCGAGCGGCTCAAGAAGGAGGGCCTGGTCAAGCACCTCGCGATCTCGCAGCACCACTACCCGAACATCGGCGGGGACATGGCCTGGGAGATCATGAACTACCTGGCCGACAAGGAGCCCTACGAGGCGACGCAGTTCTTCTACACCTACAACGACCGCAAGGAAGTCCAGGAGTGGATCGACGTCGCCAAGAAGAAGGACATCGGGACCATCGCCATGAAGACGATGGGCGGCGTCGGGCGGGCCGCGCAGGACGGGAAGTTCAAGAAGCTCCTGGCCGACCCGAAGTTCCAGGGCAGCACGCCCGCCGCGGCGATGGTCAAGTGGCTCCGGTCCAATGAGAACCTCACCGCGGCCGTGATCGCGACCAAGAACTTCGACCAGTTCCGCGAGAACTCCGGCGCGGCCGCCGGCCTGGCGATGGCCCCGCAGGACCGCGAGGCGCTCGGCCTGCTGGCCGCCTACAACAAGGGGCTGACCTGCCTCCTGTGCGCCGAGTGCGTCTCCGCCTGCCCCGAGCACATCGGCATCTCGGACATCTTCCGGTACGAGCGCTACGCCCGGGACTACCACGAGCTCGACCGGGCGCGGGCCGAGTACGCCTCCCTGACCCGCAACGGCACCTCCTGCGCCGGCTGCGGCGACTGCCTGCCGAGCTGCCCCCAGGAGATCGACATCGCGGCCAAGCTGAAGGACGTGCATAAGCTGCTGGGATGA
- a CDS encoding OsmC family protein codes for MPNNTRRVAACGLAVAAWWLLSSPDLRAQATHTSHDWAQSPAGSGEGDSVRDFQARLRSALSLLEGRPELDRPLPLAASVAAEGRTGIRHLRIRDFDILSDGARETAEFELGAGSWPSVVGVLGSAVAGDFLTRAAIKGSPIDGLEVVFTSRPEAARSRGTGDRVVYPQALAYTAFIDSPASDEELEGLRAEVERLSPVLNLVARPHDIEHGRLVYTQTPTRREGRTLAGLREFLEDKDAASRGARPPEGRRAEPPRARDDGRPPLRAHVKVEGATGIRHIRTDLKNYQVIHDYPRHLAGHNLGPVPEEHILGTMITCLTHIYEIEAARRRVAMDTLELDVEGTLTTRLGNAASPPSYRDIRYTVRIGSPEPRAKIEELQRAVEAVCPIYNMLKNSQPIAGRIVRGPYSVEKEREVAR; via the coding sequence ATGCCGAACAACACCCGAAGAGTCGCCGCCTGTGGCCTGGCCGTCGCGGCCTGGTGGCTGCTGTCATCCCCGGACCTCCGCGCGCAGGCGACGCACACCTCGCACGACTGGGCGCAGTCGCCCGCCGGGTCCGGCGAGGGCGATTCCGTGAGGGACTTCCAGGCCCGCCTGCGCTCCGCGCTCTCCCTGCTGGAGGGCCGGCCGGAGCTGGACCGGCCGCTCCCGCTCGCCGCCAGCGTCGCGGCGGAGGGCCGCACCGGGATCCGGCACCTGCGCATCCGCGATTTCGACATCCTCAGCGACGGCGCCCGGGAGACCGCCGAGTTCGAGCTCGGGGCCGGCTCCTGGCCGAGCGTGGTCGGCGTCCTGGGCAGCGCGGTGGCCGGGGACTTCCTGACCCGGGCGGCAATCAAGGGGAGCCCGATCGACGGCCTGGAGGTCGTGTTCACCAGCCGGCCCGAGGCCGCGCGGTCGCGGGGCACCGGGGACCGGGTCGTCTACCCCCAGGCCCTCGCGTACACTGCCTTCATCGACTCCCCGGCCTCCGACGAGGAGCTGGAGGGGTTGCGGGCGGAGGTGGAGCGCCTCTCTCCCGTCCTCAACCTCGTGGCCCGGCCCCACGACATCGAACACGGCCGCCTGGTCTACACGCAGACCCCGACCCGTCGCGAGGGCAGGACGCTCGCCGGGCTCCGCGAGTTCCTCGAGGACAAGGACGCGGCCAGCCGCGGGGCGAGGCCGCCGGAAGGCCGGAGGGCCGAGCCGCCCCGGGCGCGGGACGACGGCAGGCCGCCGCTGCGCGCCCACGTCAAGGTCGAGGGGGCGACGGGCATCCGGCACATCCGCACGGACCTCAAGAATTACCAGGTGATCCACGACTACCCCCGCCACCTCGCGGGGCACAACCTCGGCCCGGTCCCGGAGGAGCACATCCTCGGGACCATGATCACCTGCCTGACCCACATCTACGAGATCGAGGCCGCGAGGCGGCGGGTGGCCATGGACACCCTGGAGCTGGACGTCGAGGGCACGCTGACGACCCGGCTCGGCAACGCGGCCAGTCCGCCGTCCTACAGGGACATCCGCTACACGGTGCGGATCGGGTCGCCCGAGCCGCGGGCGAAGATCGAGGAGCTCCAGCGGGCCGTCGAGGCGGTCTGCCCCATCTACAACATGCTCAAGAACTCCCAGCCGATCGCCGGCCGCATCGTCCGCGGCCCCTACTCGGTGGAGAAGGAACGCGAGGTGGCGAGGTGA
- a CDS encoding IPT/TIG domain-containing protein, with protein sequence MTSTTRRPSPHSRPGRPATGRRALPRVDALESRQLLTLLGQQLFPSDNAWNQNVSAAPVASNSAAIINNIIGRYGDGRFHPDFGQDYRGGNPLYGIPFNVVHGNSQPKVRVVVDGYPDESDLMDAPIPANAVLEGDKQNGPVAGLANRGDSHLIVWDVDNDVAYEFYNASRPGENADGRWHAAQESVWDMKTDTFRPLGWTSADAAGLAILPGLVRPDEALPASQGGQGVINHAIRITLQNSTILNKYVYPASHVANTGTDASVLAPMGARLRLKANVDISGLNPQSKVVAQAMKDYGVIVADNGSNFYASGASYSVDAGNNFTLTWSDADIQDSTRGLKSLTFSDFEVVDTTPVVTGLSASSGSAGATVTVAGLNFSGAAGRLSVLFGGVAATSVTVVDDSHVTAVVPAGTGTVDVRVQSGVTASDARNIKNPVFGYGTSAVTAADRFTYGGTTGPTAAAAFVGTDTTDQGNWRKAFGADGYNIAGDSGAANPKLPSYATLAVNGASTYVWAASTTDPRALQNAANTGRVAGTFYSSKAFSLDLNLTDGKAHQVSLYALDWDLRGRTETIQVVDAGTGTVLDTRALSGFQNGKYLTWNLSGHVLIRVTNTGPSNAVVGGLFFGAAPAASGASATFLGTDSTTAGSWRGVYGADGYNIAQDASAGNPKRPSYATVGLSNALNYTWAASTTDTRALRNSANTGRLAATWYGGGSFSINVNLTDGQAHKVSLYAVDWDNQGRNETIQIIDNATGNVLNTQTVSGFRGGKYLSWSIKGNVTIKVTRVSGPNAVVSGLFFN encoded by the coding sequence ATGACCAGCACCACCCGACGCCCCTCCCCCCACTCCCGGCCGGGCCGCCCCGCCACCGGCCGCAGGGCTCTACCCCGCGTCGACGCCCTGGAGTCGCGCCAGCTCCTGACCCTCCTGGGCCAGCAGCTCTTCCCCTCCGACAACGCCTGGAACCAGAACGTCTCGGCGGCGCCGGTCGCCTCCAACTCCGCCGCGATCATCAACAACATCATCGGCCGCTACGGCGACGGCCGCTTCCACCCCGACTTCGGCCAGGACTACCGCGGCGGCAATCCCCTCTACGGCATCCCCTTCAACGTCGTCCACGGCAACTCCCAGCCGAAGGTCCGCGTCGTGGTCGACGGATACCCCGACGAGAGCGACCTGATGGACGCCCCCATACCCGCCAACGCCGTCCTCGAGGGCGACAAGCAGAACGGCCCGGTCGCCGGCCTGGCCAACCGCGGCGACTCCCACCTGATCGTCTGGGACGTGGACAACGACGTCGCCTACGAGTTCTACAACGCCTCGCGCCCCGGCGAGAACGCCGACGGCCGCTGGCACGCGGCCCAGGAGTCGGTCTGGGACATGAAGACCGACACCTTCCGCCCCCTCGGCTGGACCTCGGCCGACGCCGCCGGCCTGGCGATCCTCCCGGGCCTGGTCCGGCCCGACGAGGCCCTGCCGGCGAGCCAGGGGGGGCAGGGCGTCATCAATCACGCGATCCGGATCACGCTCCAGAACAGCACCATCCTCAACAAGTACGTCTACCCGGCCTCGCACGTCGCCAACACCGGCACCGACGCCTCGGTGCTGGCCCCGATGGGGGCGCGGCTGCGGCTCAAGGCGAACGTGGACATCTCGGGGCTCAACCCCCAGTCCAAGGTCGTCGCCCAGGCCATGAAGGACTACGGCGTGATCGTCGCCGACAACGGCAGCAACTTCTACGCCAGCGGCGCCAGCTACTCGGTCGACGCCGGCAACAACTTCACACTGACCTGGAGCGACGCCGACATCCAGGACTCGACGCGGGGTCTGAAGAGCCTCACCTTCAGCGACTTCGAGGTCGTCGACACGACGCCGGTGGTCACCGGGCTGAGCGCCTCGTCCGGCTCGGCGGGGGCGACGGTCACCGTCGCCGGCCTGAACTTCTCCGGGGCCGCCGGGCGGCTCTCGGTCCTCTTCGGCGGCGTCGCCGCGACGAGCGTGACGGTGGTCGACGACTCGCACGTCACGGCGGTCGTGCCGGCGGGGACCGGGACGGTGGACGTTCGCGTCCAATCGGGGGTCACGGCCAGCGACGCCCGGAACATCAAGAACCCGGTCTTCGGCTACGGCACCTCCGCCGTGACCGCCGCCGACCGCTTCACCTACGGCGGCACGACCGGGCCGACGGCCGCCGCCGCGTTCGTCGGCACCGACACCACCGACCAGGGGAACTGGCGCAAGGCCTTCGGCGCCGACGGCTACAACATCGCCGGCGACTCCGGCGCCGCCAACCCGAAGCTGCCGTCCTACGCGACCCTCGCCGTCAACGGCGCGAGCACCTACGTCTGGGCCGCGAGCACCACCGACCCGCGCGCGCTCCAGAACGCCGCGAACACCGGCCGGGTCGCCGGCACCTTCTATTCGTCCAAGGCGTTCAGCCTGGACCTGAACCTGACCGACGGCAAGGCGCACCAGGTGAGCCTCTATGCCCTCGACTGGGATCTGCGGGGCCGCACCGAGACGATCCAGGTCGTCGACGCCGGCACCGGCACGGTCCTGGACACCCGGGCGCTGAGCGGCTTCCAGAACGGCAAGTACCTGACGTGGAACCTCTCGGGCCACGTCCTGATCCGCGTCACCAACACCGGGCCGAGCAACGCCGTCGTCGGCGGGCTCTTCTTCGGGGCTGCGCCCGCGGCCTCCGGGGCCTCGGCCACCTTCCTCGGCACGGACAGCACGACCGCGGGCTCCTGGCGCGGCGTCTACGGGGCCGACGGCTACAACATCGCCCAGGACGCCAGCGCCGGCAACCCGAAGCGGCCGTCGTACGCGACCGTCGGCCTGAGCAACGCGCTCAACTACACGTGGGCGGCCAGCACGACCGACACCCGCGCCCTCCGGAACTCCGCGAACACGGGCCGCCTCGCCGCGACCTGGTACGGCGGCGGCTCGTTCAGCATCAACGTCAACCTGACCGACGGCCAGGCCCACAAGGTCAGCCTCTACGCCGTCGACTGGGACAACCAGGGGCGAAACGAGACCATCCAGATCATCGACAACGCGACCGGCAACGTCCTCAACACCCAGACCGTCAGCGGCTTCCGGGGCGGCAAGTACCTGTCCTGGTCGATCAAGGGGAACGTGACCATCAAGGTCACCAGGGTGAGCGGGCCCAACGCGGTCGTCAGCGGACTCTTCTTCAACTGA
- a CDS encoding response regulator: MMPVQIRPGQAEVHPPLRILLADDNKLLRASIRALLRGLGHSVEAVSNGREAVESAAREEFDVVLLDVQMPEMGGLEAARALRRQAGGHRPRIVGLSAEGVEHGAYSVAGMDAFLVKPIRLADLIGITARRISPP, from the coding sequence ATGATGCCCGTGCAGATCCGGCCGGGTCAGGCGGAGGTGCATCCCCCGCTCCGCATCCTCCTGGCCGACGACAACAAACTGCTCCGCGCGTCGATCCGGGCGCTGCTTCGCGGCCTGGGGCATTCGGTCGAGGCGGTGAGCAACGGGCGCGAGGCCGTCGAGTCGGCGGCCCGGGAAGAGTTCGACGTCGTGCTCCTCGACGTCCAGATGCCGGAGATGGGCGGGCTCGAGGCCGCCCGCGCGTTGCGGCGGCAGGCCGGCGGGCATCGGCCCCGGATCGTCGGGCTGTCGGCCGAGGGCGTGGAGCACGGGGCGTATTCGGTCGCCGGCATGGACGCCTTCCTGGTCAAGCCGATCCGCCTCGCCGACCTCATCGGCATCACCGCGCGGCGAATCTCCCCGCCGTGA